CTGCTCAATAAGGACAAGcgaattatgtttttatcaattaatctcAAGATTAGAGCTTTATGGCTTAAGACGGAAATGGAggatagttgaaaattttctgaTCTTCTAGGGTTCAAAGATATCGATTATGTGACTAACTGGTAATGCTAAACTAGTTTTATcaatagttatttatgtttggtttttgaatattgaatttatgttctacttatttatgtgtaatctagttttattaatagttgtttatgtttggtctttagatattgaatttatgttctacttatttttattaaattagttttatcaatagttgtttatatatgattttacaaCGTAAATTTATTCACAGGTGATGAGTATAGTTGACGATTACAGCGGTGATGAAAGTgatgaagaaagagaaaaaaaaaagagattttacAACGCATAGAATGTTTTAACCGATTATTTGTTGTTGCATCTTCTTCCGTGCAATTATATTACGAGAAGTATATATTGAGGCAACCATGCATGGATTCAAAACAATCAGGTGAGACATGGATCCGAGAGATCCTTGATGGTCATGAATCACgttgtatgattaattttaggatGTCTAAAATGGTATTTTCAAGTTTGTTGAGAGTTTTGGAGACAAGATATAACTTGCAAACTTCAAGAAACATATCTTCTAGTGAAATGTtgggaatttttttatacatcttGGGCACCGGAGCAAAAGTTTTCCAatgtcgagaaagatttcaaagGTTTGGATCAACAATAAGTCGACACTTTGCAATTGTGCTTGAGAAAGTTTCAAGGATGGCCACTGATCTAATTGCACCTGAAGATCCTTTTTTTAGCTCAATACCCGAAAAAATACGTAAAGATTCTAGATATATGCCgcattttaaggttaaaatttaattttatattattatagtttgatatatTTGGTCAACTAAAAATATGCACgagagtaatatgattatttgttcAGGATTGCATAGGTGCAATTGATGGTACTCACATTGCGGCTATTCTTCcaccaaatgaacaaattccCTATATTGGAAGAAAATGTATCCCGACTCAAAATGTTATGGCagtatgtgattttaatatgtgtttCACATTTGTCATGGTTGGATGGGAAGGATCGGCACATGACACTAGAATATTTCTTGATGCAATTCGAGatccaaaatacaaatttccGCACCCACCAAAtggttagatattttatttatatgtgattttttaaataataaagtataagttctttaattgataatttttataaaaaaaattcttgaattaattgtttgttatattatgacttgtaggaaaatattatcttgttgatTCTGGATATCCTCAAATGAAAGGTTATCTTGGACCATATAAAGGTCAgcgatatcatttacctgacTTTCGTAGAGGTAGACCGATATCTGGTAAAGAAGAGATATTCAATCATTCACATTCATCATTACGTAGTATGATTGAACGaacttttggtgttttgaaaaaaaaatgggtcATTTTAAGGGATATGCCaagttatagttttgaaaagcaAACTATGATCGTTGTTGCTACAATGACGATAcacaattttatccaaaaacaaGTCAGTCGAAATGATGCAGATTTTATGGAATACGAAGATATTAACTGGGCATATGAGaataatattaattcaaaaaatgcgtatggttgagaaagtgatgacgacgacgacgacgatgaTGATAGTGATGATGGCGGTGAATCAAACAGTTTTAGTGGTTTTGAAATAGAATTAACAAGAGATGCTATAgcttctagtttaatgaattcactttaaattgtaaatgctattgtaaaatttttagtatttatatctgatatataaatattatcccctttttaaaacttcaatccaaaatatatgtaatattttaatttgttaggtttacgttttctatgttatgttaatatctaatatgagttatatattcaaatacaatttaaaataaaataatacaaatgtgttaaaagtattaattaaaaataaaaataattttataataatacaattgtgtcaatatctaattacaaatatttaattattatatttaaatatttaaatatagtttatatattctaattaaatttaataaataattaatatcaattacttagaaatatttaaaattaatattatctattaaaatattaaaataagttataataaattatttttttatatttttgctaaaatatcataatattaactaatttgaacattatttaaatacatatttgttactttataatatcatatctaaaatggacattttattcttcaaaagtactttttgacagaaataccaaacactcaaaattttcaaaagcacttctcaaaagcattttttcacaacacatttcaaaagcaataaaaaactGGCCCTTAAAATTCTTCAGCTATGTTGTGGGCTTTTATACGGGGAGACAAGATTGCTTACGTGTTTAGAGACTACTGACGGTGATATTATATCCGATTATCTTACAGTAATAATGATGTGACATATTATGATAGTTAAATAATCAATGACTCTGAATCTCCATGTGCGTCTATGCTTAGTAGAGGAATGATGCGACATGAGGTTCACTAGACACGTAATTCGTCAATTTATATAAGCTTGCGGGACACATGCAACATCAGTAGGAGACAGGTGTATGAGTATGTGGCATAGATATAACAAACAATATTATAAATAGACACAACCCAAATCTCATGGGAGTCGACTGTCAACACCTTTACTTGAATAATAACTATTCATATAGTCATTTCATTTCTTAGGTAATTCTAGGTGATGTGAAGACCAACTTTTTAACAACTCGCTGACAAACGATAACATCTAGTAATGtgttaaatattcaaattttgatttaatatttaaagttatatataatttttaatttattttatttttataaattactaacaatttgattaatgtaatattattttatgtttgatgttgcatatataaacacaaataaaaatttaatatgaaaacaaATAGATGTATTTTTGTACTTgtgtataattaaatcaaaattaatgttcatatatcaaatttcacattaaactaaaatttgtgtataattttgatatttatccctaaaaatataaaaaaaaattatattttttatatccgTTTTATGGTCCATGTTTGGAATTTGTAACTGCCCCTCCTAACAGTATCGTCTCCAAAGTTTAAACCTGTATCTTTTCTTTGAAAGTACAATATGTCTTACTATTACACccgaataaaaataaaaatatttacttcttcttataataataataataataataataatatgggttgagttaatatcatattattagAAGGCAATCCATTTAACATTTCTATTGTCAAATGTAGCCTATTAATGAGAGATATATTGGCTCTTGATCCGGTGAGAtatattggttaatttgttctTGTAGCATAAATTCTCTATTTAATCAAAGGCTACTAGTATATAATCAAATCAATCAGAAGtaatcaattaaaatagtttaattaatttaattttaaatgaaattcaaattcaaataaaatttatttattagatgacacatgatgaaattttaaaagcgTATTCAAATATAAGAAATCAATTATTTGGGCCAATGCatcatttatgtataattttttacaatacTTCTTCatgttgaatatatatttttgaaattatatttaatatatttgttagtataatgatttatttggttctttaattttagaaaacaattattttaatattttattattttagtcattatatcacctcaaattgaatgaaaaatttgacgtctattaattttattgacaTAACATCCATGTAGTAATTcacattagtaattaattaatttttaaaatttaaaaaataattaattactgaCATGATATTCACGTGACACTCCACGTATATATCacgttaataaaattaatatatattagtttttacctcaaattttaaacttaaaaaaataaaaaaattaaacaaaaagttaaaataatattttaaatattatggtATGATATTACCCAACAAACCCGTTAACCGCTGTAAAAGGAGACAAAATTAGAGACAGAAGCAGGAAAAAGAAGAGACATATACTTAATTCCCTTCTCTCCACTTCCCTTAATTTCCCCCAAAAACTAAAATCGACCAATCAATGGTGTGCTGACAGTGAAGAACAAGTAAATGGATTGGCCGCACACCTCCTTCTTCCTCCCTTTCCATGGGGGAAAATTCCAAAATCAAACATGCCCCCCGTGACTCTTTCTTCTCGTGAATTCACCAAAACCCCTCCACCATCTCTTGGATTTATAAATACCCCCATTCCCACCCACTATTAAACCATGCCCTCATCTCCACCACAACCACCCCACCCAAATCATAATATACCTTCCAAAAACCCGCTCCGGAAACCCGCTTGTCGCCTTCTGCTCATCTCAATGTCtgcttttcttctcctttctcttctttctctcGCTCTTTTCTTCACCCTCTCTTCTTCCCATCGCCACCATCTCCAACAACACCCACCCCAAAATACTTCTCAAATCCGCCTCGCCTGCCACTCCACTCGTTTTCCTCAACCTTGTGAATCCTCTCTAACACTCCCTCCCAACCCCACTTCCCTCCAAATCATCCTCTCCGCCATTTCTGTCTCTTCCCACAACCTCAAAACCGGACAATCCATGGTGAAATCCATCCTCGAATCCTCCAAAGGCAACCTTAACCGCACCAACGCCGCTTCCATCTGTGATGAAATCCTTTCCAACTCTGATTACCGCATCAACTCGACCGTCGACGCGTTATCACGTGGCAAGATCAAGGACGCACGTGCATGGATGAGCGCCGCCCTTTGCTACCAATACGATTGCTGGGGCGCCCTCAAGTACGCAAATGACACCCAATTGGTCAACCAAACCATGGCGTTCTTGGACTCTTTGACGCAGCACACCAGCAACGCGTTAAGCATGATGGCCGCTTACGATAATTACGGGGACAACATCAACTCGTGGGCCCCACCCAAAACGGAACGGGACGGGTTCTACGAGAAAGGGTCGAGCGGAACGGAACTGGTGTTCGACGGTGGTTTCCCGACGGGATTAAAGCCGGACGTAACGGTGTGCAAAGACGGGAGCGGACGGTGTTACAAGACGGTGCAAGAGGCGGTGAACGCGGCGCCGGATAATGCAGAAGCGGGGCGACGGTTCGTGATAGAGATAAAGGAAGGGGTGTACGAGGAAACGGTGAGGGTTCCGTTGGCGAAGAAAAATGTGGTGTTCTTGGGGGAGGGGAGGGGTAAAACCGTTATTACAGGTTCTCTAAATGTGGGGCAGCCTGGAATGACCACTTACGAGTCTGCGACAGTCGGTGAGTAACCCCACCCtcttattttaacttttttcgaTAAAACATCAGAATTCGGTGATTCGTCTGTGCGGACACGGTGGAGGGAATTCCGAATTTGGGGTTTGCTAgatatcattttttatatatgttttaggATCTTTATTAGACCGGAGAGATGACTTCAACTTTTTGTAATTTACTTGGAAATGCCTCTTAAATTCAACGTAGACTTTGAAAGATCAGTCAAATTTTCTAAATCCAtaggttttatttgttttgagtttCTCATCATCCTAACGTGTAACAGGAGTACTTGGGGATGGATTTATGGCCAGCGGCCTCACCATCAAGAACACAGCAGGCCCCGATGCTCACCAAGCAGTAGCCTTCCGATCAGATAGCGATCTCTCTGTCATCGAGAACTGTGAATTCATAGGAAATCAAGATACACTTTATGCTCACTCGCTCCGCCAATTCTACAACAAGTGCCAGATTCAGGGGAACGTGGATTTCATCTTCGGAAACTCAGCTGCTGTATTCCAAGAATGTGAAATATTGGTTGTTCCACGGCAGTTAAATCCCCGAAAAGGTGAGACCAATGCCATCACAGCTCATGGCAAAACCGATCCTGCTCAATCAACTGGTCTCATTTTCCATAACTGCTCCCTCAATGGCACGGATGACTACATGAAATACTACTATAGCAACCCTAAAGTGCACAAGAACTTTTTGGGAAGGCCATGGAAGGAATATTCAAGGACGGTTTACATAAACTGTGTGATGGGAGATCTTATTTCTCCGCAGGGATGGTTGCCATGGAGTGGTGACTTCGCATTGAAAACACTTTTCTACGGAGAATATCAGAATTCAGGACCGGGTTCAAACATGTCAGCAAGAGTTCCATGGAGTACTCCAATTCCTGGACAGAATGTATATACTTACTCTGTCCAAAATTTCATTCAAGGAGATCAGTGGATTCCAACAAAGCTtgatcccccccccccccaattaTTACCTACAATACAATCTTCTTGATTGCTATGTCAAAGAAATAACAAGTCTAATGCTTTGAAAATCATCATATTCAATAGTTACCAAAACTGTTAGGCAGGAGGGTTCATGATGGAATTGCCGTATTATTATACCTTGTATCACACACAGGACAGATTTTGCTTTACCCCATTTCCCTCTTTCTCTCTCATTGCAAATGAAATATCAAAAGGTGTtgaatgtaaatttttaaatataggAAACATAGAAATTGGAAGAAATCTCTTAAAAGCAGAGACTAATGAAATTAAGGTTAGGTTGAACAATTGTTGAAGAGTCAATAATATGAATTGGTTGAACAATACAGAGTGGGGGAAAAGCAAATGGAGTGATGGAGAAAGGGTAATAATGGAGAGGAAGCATGACACATTGACATCGCCCAAACTGTTTTTGTTGACTTAATTAATAGAAAGGGGGATTAAGGCAATCACCCCCTTTGCTATTTCCACTCGTCTACCCTAATCCGACTTGCATCAGGCTTTTAATGAATAGTACGGTGTTGGATCTTGTTCCTAACTAGGTATTTAAAGTCCATTTAGTTGTGCTTTTGacaaatgttttttattttaaaatagtgctaaataagtattatttgcttgaaaatggaaaagttaaaaaatttaattttttttagccaAAAACACCATATTCTCCCAATTCTTCTTCAACCAAAAACAGCTTAAGCTCTGATGGAAATGATCTCAGACCCTGTAAACCAAACCCAGAAAGAACCTTACCATGGTAAGATTAACGTATATAAACTCAGTCCCAGAACTATCATTTCCATCTCCATCTCTAACCAGtattctttgatttctaaggGGTTCTTTTTCActcatatttttctttgtaaataaTCAACACTAACAAACTTAAGAGGAAAATATCGAAATTTGGATATGGACTCATGAACGCCATTGAACGCTTCTTGGTCGGAGAAGACGCTAGTGAATAATGGTGTTGATAGTGGGAAGAGGCGGTAGGGCTTCTTTGTTTTagagaagaaaattgaaaagacagatatttgatatgaaataaagaatattaTAGAAAAACGGATGGAGGTGGTTGACCAAAGGTTAATGCACGCCTCCTATTGCCTGcttttaaacttattatttgGTGTACTGAACTATGAGGGTAACAAATATACTTGATATCTATAAAAGTGGATGTTTTTTGTTATCTCAGAATAGGATGAACCAtccctattttttatttttttcaactatTCACATCCCTAATCAACTAAGGGCCTAGCCTAATGCCAGCTGACCTCAGTGCTTTATGACTCAGTGAATGGCCACTACATGAATCCAAATCTTTAAGCTTAAGAAACTTGGGGTATGGCATTTCCAGAAATAGAATGTTTCGTATTCTACTTCAACTTCAACTGCACTAATCTTCTCCACGGAAGTATGGTTGGGTGGTTGCCTGATAATGAGATCATCCAGGCAAGTGGAAAGGCCATTAAAACAACACcttcttaattatattatctctttacactatttcttctttctttgtgTTTATTGGATACATGGTTAGGGTGCTCCATCGGACTATCACGATATTCAGAgttgagcaaaattcgattcggttaaaagaaattaatttcgagttaattgaatCGAGTTGTTCgagtaattcaaattttgagtgcaagtcgagttgaattttacaattcgaataactcgaataattcaaataacagattggtgtaaatactcCTTTGGTCcctgttaattttgaaaatgagcaaattggtctctctctcaacaaaaattacaaaataaattcaaaataaattttaaaattcaaaatatttataaaaattcaaaaatttatatttttaaaaaattatgaaaaataaaaaaaactctaaagaatatataaagaaagttaaaattttaatttttttctaaaataataattttgggacctaaataagttatttaataattcaagtttATCGTACtaaactattttcttttctttctttcttcttttttttttttgatttgaaaaagttttcaaatatatatggtttcaaatttatgtgctctaacatggaaCTAGATATactgtaacaagattttaatttgacatgtttaattttttaatttaactcgaatgaTTTCACTCGACTCGACTCCatcagaaaagaaaatcaatttgagttaggatgataaagtAGGACTcgtcaactcaattaacttgaaaattttcctCTTAATTCAACTAGATTCGAACAAACACTCACCCATAAGGATATGCCCTATTTACATTAACAAAGTTAAGTTATCAGGATTATGGTTGTTTGTATAAGTGTCAACAAGAGAGAAGACAAGAAGGAGCAGGTGGTGGTGCAAGAAGGATAGGTTCGCCTAAATAGGCGGAAAGCCAAAGAAAGGAGGTAAGGTGAGGAGGCTAAGAGTGCTGAGTGTTGGGTGTGTTTGAGGTTGCTGAAAAGGCTAAAGGttcaatctattttttattgtgGTACAAGGTACTTATAGAGGAGGAGGTCTCGTTTTCGTTGTCCTCAAGTCTAATACTACTCTGGCATTCCCTTAGCTAAGGTAGTTTGAAGGTGGGCGAGCACCTATCAAAAGCAAGTGGCTTGGAGGATAAGTCGTCTGGGTGGTGGGTCACCCTGTAGATGAAGATAATTTACAAGCCAATGGCAAAGTGCCACGTGTCAAGTCAAAATTACTGTGGGTAAAGCCAAAGTTACCATGGGCAAAAATCATGACATCATATCTATGTCATAAATGTTtttctctaattaatttaaattaattaagagataaatattaaaattttatattaccattaattaaaaataatgtaattaagtgataatattaaatgattattttatctctaattaattaaattaataaaagataagtaataaaagagtttaagttctcgtaaaagaatcaaatgaaGCAGTTAAAATCTACTAgaactctattttattttagtaattgaCACAATAAAAAAGGATCACCCCAAGCCATTCTACACATCACAAGTTCAATAAGCCTAGAAGATCTTTCtagaaatatttgaaaaacctgaaaaacttgaagaaatttttaaaaatgccaCATAAGTCGCCTTCTGATCTAGTTCAACCATGGAGAGGGAGACAAAACCCATTTATGAAGAAAGCCGCCTTTTGATCCAAACCTTTGAAGAAAAGAGGTTCAAACCCGTTTCAATAACAAGCCAGCAGGACCCTTGAAGCAATCGACATTCATCCAAGATAAAGTTAGACGACCCTTAGATCAAAACTCAAACCGAAGAGAGGAATCAAAGTAGATTTTCTTTGCGTTCGAGAATTTTTCAAAGAttgtaacttttcttttgaaattatcaataaatttgactccaaattttcaagtCAACTTTCTACTCGAAATTTGTGTGTACAAAATTTTGGCACGCCCAGTGGGACCATCTTTGCCTTTCATCTCTTCTCTCAAAAAGTCAAAGTTCAAAGTTACGACAGCCTTAAAGAATATCTTCATCAGCAAGCTCTCGCACTAGCTAATCCTGTAGCCTGTTTGGCTTCATTATCAAACATTAATGTTCTTGCCCATCTCTATGGCACCAGACAAAAGATGAGACCTCTTCTTGAGTTATTCAGGCAAACTTTTTCAATGCTTAGTTGCAATCCATTTTTGGTGTTTCTTCACTAACTCATGATCTAGAAGAAGTTTCTCTTTGTGGATCAAGTGTAGCTTGCTGATTATTATTCAAAAGAAAAGCACCCAATCAAGTGAGCATGTCATTCCAACATCTTTTCCAAAGCCAAATTCCAGAGTAAAGAATGCCATGACGATTAACACTACATCCTTGGAAGAATATGTGGCATCTTTAACAAAGACAATGAAGAGTCTCACTACAAGCCTTAAACAAAAAGATGACCAAATGACCTTTATGATGAAAAGGATTATTGATCTTATTGGAAGAAGTCAATCAATGAAGAGGTTCAACATGAGAATCTATTAGAGGAGCTTGGTGAATAATTTTAATGGCGATATTTGGTTCCAACTATGTAACAGATTGGGTTATGTTATAAGGGTGCGTAGATCCAAGTCTCATAATCACTTTATGACTTCAACACAAGTTAGAAGATATCAGTGCAACTTTAGATTCTAGACTCTAGTGCATCCCATCACATATCTAGTGAACCACACAACTTGTAAATTTACAAGGGTATTGAAGAAACTACTATAGGTGATGGTAAAAAATTCCAATTATGCATACTGGTTTAACTCAGAAACATGCATCTCAAGCTTTCTAACACTTTTTGTGCTCCTAGCATGttacacaatttaatttcaatttcaaaattttggaaagatAACCTaatatttgttgaattattccccttttattttttttataaaagaccTACAAAAATAGAAACCATTGGTACATGGATAAAATAAAGATGGTCTCTACAAGTGGCCAAGTTTTCCTTTTCTAAATTCTCCAAAAGGTTAATTAGCTTCTACGAACACTTATATTGTTACGTAGCATTGTTGACTGGGTCACTCACATGCAAGAGCacccaaatttcttttaaataactTCGCACTACCTTACTTGTGagaaaaatttacttttataattcatGCTCATCAAATAAAACCCATTAACAACCTTTTCAGTAACTTACTTTATTAAATACAAAACCTTTTCAAACATTATTTAGTGATTCATGGGGTCTCTCCTAGTTTTGTtgttggtaaaaaaaatttatatcacTATTTTTGTTAACTACTACACCAAGTACATTTGGATATATGCTTTGACAAACAAAAGTGAAGTTAAAAAGTTGTTCaagaaatttcatatttaataaaaatgtcaaaatccTCTTTTTATATAGACTTAAACAAGTTCCTCGTACTTGGTACCATGAACTTAAGACTCATCTACTATACCTGAGATTTGTAACATCTGAATTTGATGCTTCACTATTCATACTTCATGGGTTTATGTGTATTTATGTCTTTGTGGgtaatattataatcataatcaACCACACCTTAGTTGTTAATTAGGTTATTTCTTTCCTTgctgtttatttttctataatagaTCTtgtcactttaaactactttttaGGTGTTGAAGTGCTACGAGATGTAGATAGTATTATTCTGTCACAATCTAATTATATAAGTGACATaccatgtaaaagaaaatatgaatgaCTACAATGGTGCTAAAAATCCAACGAGTGCCACTAAAATATTCCAAACCAACAACGGTTCTCCATTAACTGATGTgactaaataaagaaaagttatTGGGAAACTGCAATATTTATCCTTAACTTGTTTAGTCATTTGTTTTTCTGTAAACAAATTGTCTCAATTCATGCAATCCTTCTCTGAGATTCACTGGAAATCAAAGCACTATTAAGTTTGGTTTACAATCAAAGTGAAGTAATGATTTTAGTTTCTGTATGTATTTTGATGCGGGTTGGGCTGAGGATGTCGATGATCAAGCCTCCACTTCtacttatcttttttttaatcaaaattttataaaattatcttaaaataataataatagctcGATCCACTACAAAAGCTGAATATCACGTTGCTAGTAGTGCCCTTGCTAAAATGACATGGGTAAAGAATCTTTTACTTGAAATGTATATTTCGTTCACAGAACTCCAACTATCATCTACTGTAATAATGTTAACCTCACATATTTGTGTGAAAATTGTATATCCCATAGTCAAATAAAACATATTGCGTGCATTTTCATTACATGTGAAAGCAAATGCAGAAAAAGTAAGTTCAAGTTGTTCACATCCATGTCGTGGATCAACTAGCAAATACTTTCACTAAAGCTATTTGAAAACCAACTTTTGACCGTCATTTGTTCAAGCTAGGCATTGTTGCACATTGCCTATCTTGTGGGGAGCGTATTGgcacaatttttttattgttagtaattttgtaatttatattgaGAAGGGACCCTTCATGCAATAATGAACCGTGAACACAAGCCTGCGAGCTCATCAAGACTGTGAGCTCACCAATAATACGAGCTCACCAAACTC
This genomic window from Gossypium raimondii isolate GPD5lz chromosome 10, ASM2569854v1, whole genome shotgun sequence contains:
- the LOC105777134 gene encoding probable pectinesterase/pectinesterase inhibitor 51, whose protein sequence is MPSSPPQPPHPNHNIPSKNPLRKPACRLLLISMSAFLLLSLLSLALFFTLSSSHRHHLQQHPPQNTSQIRLACHSTRFPQPCESSLTLPPNPTSLQIILSAISVSSHNLKTGQSMVKSILESSKGNLNRTNAASICDEILSNSDYRINSTVDALSRGKIKDARAWMSAALCYQYDCWGALKYANDTQLVNQTMAFLDSLTQHTSNALSMMAAYDNYGDNINSWAPPKTERDGFYEKGSSGTELVFDGGFPTGLKPDVTVCKDGSGRCYKTVQEAVNAAPDNAEAGRRFVIEIKEGVYEETVRVPLAKKNVVFLGEGRGKTVITGSLNVGQPGMTTYESATVGVLGDGFMASGLTIKNTAGPDAHQAVAFRSDSDLSVIENCEFIGNQDTLYAHSLRQFYNKCQIQGNVDFIFGNSAAVFQECEILVVPRQLNPRKGETNAITAHGKTDPAQSTGLIFHNCSLNGTDDYMKYYYSNPKVHKNFLGRPWKEYSRTVYINCVMGDLISPQGWLPWSGDFALKTLFYGEYQNSGPGSNMSARVPWSTPIPGQNVYTYSVQNFIQGDQWIPTKLDPPPPQLLPTIQSS
- the LOC128032020 gene encoding uncharacterized protein LOC128032020, which encodes MATDLIAPEDPFFSSIPEKIRKDSRYMPHFKDCIGAIDGTHIAAILPPNEQIPYIGRKCIPTQNVMAVCDFNMCFTFVMVGWEGSAHDTRIFLDAIRDPKYKFPHPPNGKYYLVDSGYPQMKGYLGPYKGQRYHLPDFRRGRPISGKEEIFNHSHSSLRSMIERTFGVLKKKWLCCGLLYGETRLLTCLETTDGDIISDYLTVIMM